The following proteins come from a genomic window of Geomonas sp. RF6:
- the pal gene encoding peptidoglycan-associated lipoprotein Pal: protein MMNLKTARSLACVVAITLAAITGCAHKPAPVTDSPAHSSVTTTTQSSSAANGAAGRKEVQEETVSAAIASPGAAEGEVDETRKAGAGASQGLVLEALYFNYDSASLSREAREVAYRNFQLLSSGSKMKIRLEGHCDERGSDEYNLALGEKRAVAAKKYLETLGLSADRVSTVSYGKERPAVEGSSEDAWAKNRRVEFVVDR from the coding sequence ATGATGAACCTTAAAACCGCGCGCAGCCTTGCCTGCGTCGTTGCCATTACTCTTGCCGCCATCACCGGCTGCGCCCACAAGCCCGCCCCGGTAACCGATAGTCCTGCACACTCTTCGGTGACCACGACGACACAATCCTCTTCTGCAGCGAACGGCGCTGCCGGCAGAAAAGAAGTACAGGAGGAAACTGTCTCCGCCGCTATCGCCTCTCCCGGAGCAGCAGAAGGAGAGGTCGACGAGACCCGCAAGGCAGGTGCAGGTGCCAGTCAGGGGCTGGTTCTGGAGGCCCTCTACTTCAACTACGACTCCGCAAGCCTCAGCAGGGAGGCGCGCGAAGTGGCGTACCGCAATTTCCAGCTGCTGAGCTCCGGCAGTAAAATGAAGATCCGCCTCGAGGGGCACTGCGACGAGCGTGGCTCCGACGAATACAACCTCGCCCTTGGCGAAAAACGTGCTGTCGCGGCAAAGAAATACCTCGAGACCCTCGGCCTGAGTGCAGACCGCGTCTCCACCGTCAGCTACGGGAAAGAGCGCCCTGCCGTGGAAGGAAGCAGTGAAGATGCATGGGCGAAAAACAGAAGGGTGGAATTCGTGGTAGACAGATAA
- a CDS encoding glucose-6-phosphate dehydrogenase yields MKKLLIIFGATGDLTSRFLMPALCELHAGGRLPEGFSVLGIAREEWDSTSFRSHIVQRSRPFVPQHLLSGDFLERLHYATADVSNEEAVLAALGTVREPAVFYLALPPALFTPLVRALARLAPPAGSAFVFEKPFGDTLSAARSLNLLLRQHFAEESVYRMDSFLGEQTVHNLLGLRFMNRIFSPLWSREHIERVEICWDETLTLEGRAVYYDRAGALKDMIQNHLLQLMCIVAMEAPESLAEGDFRGRKVEVLQQVRRLSAVEVRQGTVRGRYGAGQIGARQVPAYRDENGVDPARDTETFASVELFIDSERWRGVPFLLRTGKALGKDRMEIVIRFRGEPQRLFSIGGEALAHNVLRLGLNPDRISLGVNIAGRCDACPPRYVELDTDLVEQELSPYSRLLFDVFRGRQTNFVRWDEAEACWEIVEPILRGWLEGAVPLQEYPAGSDGPAQTPERS; encoded by the coding sequence ATGAAAAAGCTCCTGATCATTTTCGGAGCCACCGGCGATCTCACCTCGCGTTTCCTCATGCCTGCGCTGTGCGAGCTTCATGCTGGCGGGAGACTTCCCGAAGGCTTCTCCGTCCTCGGCATCGCTCGCGAGGAGTGGGATAGCACCTCATTTCGCAGCCACATCGTGCAGAGAAGTCGCCCCTTCGTGCCGCAGCATCTTCTCTCGGGAGACTTTCTGGAGAGGCTCCACTACGCCACTGCGGACGTCTCCAACGAGGAGGCGGTCCTGGCAGCTCTGGGGACTGTGCGGGAGCCGGCGGTCTTTTATCTCGCCCTTCCACCTGCCCTCTTCACGCCGCTGGTGCGGGCACTGGCGCGCCTCGCCCCCCCAGCCGGGAGTGCCTTTGTCTTTGAGAAGCCGTTCGGAGATACTCTCTCCGCCGCCCGCTCCCTCAACCTCCTGCTGCGGCAGCACTTCGCCGAGGAGAGCGTTTACCGCATGGACAGCTTCCTGGGGGAGCAGACGGTGCACAACCTGCTCGGGCTGCGCTTCATGAACCGCATATTTTCCCCTCTCTGGAGCCGGGAGCACATCGAGCGGGTGGAGATTTGCTGGGACGAGACCCTCACCCTCGAAGGTCGTGCCGTGTACTACGATCGGGCGGGGGCGCTGAAGGACATGATCCAGAACCACCTGCTGCAGCTGATGTGCATCGTCGCGATGGAGGCGCCGGAAAGCCTTGCGGAGGGGGATTTCCGCGGGCGCAAGGTGGAGGTGCTGCAGCAGGTACGGCGCCTGTCAGCGGTGGAGGTGCGGCAGGGGACGGTTCGGGGGCGTTACGGCGCGGGACAGATCGGTGCCCGCCAGGTGCCGGCGTACCGGGATGAGAATGGCGTGGACCCGGCACGTGATACGGAGACCTTTGCGAGCGTTGAGCTTTTCATCGACAGCGAAAGGTGGCGAGGTGTTCCCTTCCTCCTGCGCACAGGAAAGGCTCTGGGTAAGGACCGCATGGAGATCGTCATCCGCTTCAGGGGGGAGCCCCAGCGCCTCTTCTCCATAGGGGGGGAAGCGCTGGCGCACAACGTCCTGCGGCTGGGACTAAACCCGGACCGTATCTCGCTGGGGGTGAACATCGCGGGCCGGTGCGACGCGTGTCCCCCCCGCTATGTGGAGCTCGACACAGACCTGGTGGAGCAGGAGCTTTCTCCGTATTCCCGCCTGCTTTTTGACGTCTTTCGCGGAAGGCAGACGAACTTCGTCCGCTGGGACGAGGCTGAGGCATGCTGGGAGATCGTCGAGCCGATTCTGAGGGGGTGGCTTGAGGGGGCCGTTCCACTTCAGGAGTACCCGGCAGGGTCGGACGGGCCGGCGCAAACGCCGGAAAGGAGCTGA